A genomic region of Mustela erminea isolate mMusErm1 chromosome 12, mMusErm1.Pri, whole genome shotgun sequence contains the following coding sequences:
- the LOC116570227 gene encoding interferon alpha-1/2-like encodes MALFCSFLVALVVLSCHSLGSLGCDLPQDHGLLHWRALMLLRQMRRLSASSCERYTNNFGFPQEVFDGKALQKAHALSVVHVTNQKTFHLFCTEASPAPWNTTLLEELCSGLSEQLDRLEACPLLEVGVGEPPLVNADSILRNYFQRISLYLQEKQYSPCAWEMVRAEIMKPLYASTALHKRLRSGK; translated from the coding sequence GTGGTGCTCAGCTGCCACTCCCTAGGCTCTCTGGGATGTGACCTGCCTCAGGACCACGGCCTGCTGCACTGGAGGGCCCTGATGCTCCTGCGACAAATGAGGAGACTATCTGCTAGCTCCTGTGAAAGGTACACAAACAACTTTGGCTTCCCCCAGGAGGTGTTTGATGGCAAGGCGCTACAGAAGGCTCACGCCCTCTCTGTCGTCCATGTGACGAACCAGAAGACCTTCCACCTCTTCTGCACAGAGGCCTCACCTGCTCCTTGGAACACGACCCTTCTGGAGGAATTGTGCTCGGGACTTTCTGAACAGCTGGATCGCCTGGAAGCCTGTCCtctgctggaggtgggggtgggagagccaCCCCTGGTGAATGCGGACTCCATCCTGAGGAACTATTTCCAGAGAATCTCCCTCTATCTGCAAGAGAAGCAATACAGCCCTTGTGCCTGGGAGATGGTCCGAGCAGAGATCATGAAACCCTTGTATGCATCAACAGCCTTACATAAGAGACTAAGGAGCGGGAAGTGA